The genomic window TGCTAATCTAGTTTCATCCATTGTTTATGTGTTACGATGCAGCAATTGTGTCAGGAGGAAAGGGTACTGCCCAGGACAAAATCAAGGCGCTCAGAGAGGCTGGTGTTACCGTTGTTGAGTCACCAGCAAAGATTGGTTCTACTATGTTTGAAATTTTCAAGCAGCGTGGAATGGTAGAGTAGAAAGAAAATGGTACAGTAGAGAAAAACATTGGAAAACTTCTTTTTGGTGCTCGTGGGGTAATAGCGAGCAATTCCTTGGTAGAGCCGTGTTTCTGGCCGCTGAACAAAGCTACTAAAGCTTCCTTTTTCTTGCCTGTCTTCAGTGTGAAGCGCTGGCCTGGCCTGGCCTTCTTCAGGATCACCTTTCCATGAGCTCGTTTCAATAAGACATTCTCGAGTCATGGACATGCTATTTTGCTTGCCGTTGATGTGGATACCTAAGCTGTTTCAAAATTAATTATCCTTTGACAATTTTCTAtctacttttttttaatatctgtTTGCATGTCTCAACTCTCCACTGCACATTGTATTATCTTCCAGTCTCCCATCTGGTGTCTGCATTTGTGGTGCTATTGAGCCTTTGCAGAATAGCAGGCGTTTGCGCACGTCTGGGTTTTCGTTGCGCCGTTGCAAGAGAGGACGCGATAAAAAATTCGTTAAAGTACGATGTACAAGAGCAATCGAATAATCAGAAGCATGTAAATTAACATAACTCACAATCGAATTTGATGCGCAAATTGTAACATGCCAGCGAAATTTTTTGCGCGGTTGAGCTCGGTTATGAGTCGATTTTTTGAACCACTGCGATCGCTCACGGAGTCGAGGAAGGTGACTGGAATTCAGCAGAATCTCAGTTACCTTACCAGTAGACACTCACTTTGGAACAGATGTTTCTAGCCTCATCATCACCTAAGAAagcttaaataaaaaaaacacaagaaaaTTAATAAATTGCTCTCCTCTGCAGGTAAACATTATCAAATTGTCAGCATTGACAACTCTCACAACAGAGCATGCTAGTTGTTCCATGACTGATCGACTCATCAACATGCCATCAGTTCAAgccttaattattttatttcagTGCAAACCGCTGGATGGCCACTGGGCTCCTGACTTGATAGTTCTTGTTCTCCCAAATGATGTGCCCGAACAGTGCCGGAGGCAGAAATACTGGACAGCTTGAGTACACTTTACCTGGGCCAAATATCTACTGTCCCAATTTCGATTTTGTCCGGACTGAAACTACCAAAGTCCGGTTGGACGGTAGTCCTTCACGGTAGCCTCTGTGCCCGAAGTCCCACCCTGCCTTCCGGTCACCTCCCGCTTTGTCTCTGAACTTCACCATGTAGCTCTTCGTCTCCTTCTGCTCCAACTCCAGGGTCATCGGCGTGACGGTCACCTTCACATGCTCTGGCGCCACAATGGTCACGTTGTACGTCTTGGCCCTCTCTGACACCTTGGTCACCGTCCTTGCAGTGTGCGGACGTCGGTGTGGTTGTCAAAGACCACCACGAACGACGGGTGGTTGAGGCCAGCGGGGCCGCCTGGGAGCGTCCTCATGCATCCAGCAAAGTCAGGCACAAACATGCGCAGCTGCACCACGGTGTAGGTCCTGTTTGGATTGGCTTTTTTTAGCTCTCCCCCCTCCATGCCAGAAGCCTATCCAAATGTGCTCAAGCAAACCGCAACTTCTCCAAACACGCCTAGCTTTTTTGCACATACCGCAAAAGCCAGCCGAAACCGGCTTCCCGAGCTTCTCCCGTTGTGAATGTACTAAATTTCCCTCAAAGCTACATATTATTTACCCACGTTTGCCATCGTATAAATATGGTTCTCCCACCTCCCGTCCAGTTCCAGGCTCTTCCATTTCTCCCCTACTCGCCCAGAGGTGTCGCTCACCCGCTCGCCTGCAGCGCCGCTACTCGCGTGTTCGCCCTCGCCGCTGCTTTCCCCGGCTGATGCCATCGTAGCAACCCAGCCAGCCCCATCCCCTGTGGCCCCTACTTGGCCGGCGCACTGCTTGGCCAGGCCTGTCACCCCTCCTCAGCCAAATCTGGCTTCATGACCAGCCCCCCGTCGCCACCGGTCGGCCACCCCGTCAGCTCGTCCCCCTCCTTCATCGTCGCTTGGGCCTCTCCTTCCTCGGCGCTCGGGCCATCCTGACGCCCCTGGACCACTGGACGCCGCCCAATAGTCGCCTCCTCGAACACATGGACGACTCCATGACGCCTCCTCGATCGTTGCTGCTGGGTCGACCGTCCGAAGGCCGCTTGGACACCTTCGGCGGCACGACGTGTTAGACTCTGAGAAGCACAGGTGCGCCTCCACCCCCTTTCTCGGATGTGGTTGATTCTCTGCAGGATGCATTTTACCCTCAATTGTAGTACTTGTACCCTCAATTCACATCAAAATAGCTTACATGTGCTGTGGTTGAATCTTTACTGGATGCATTTACATCAAAGGATAGATGTGATGAGGTTAATTCTAGTACTTGTAGCCTCATTTTGCATTTTCATGTTACATGCATGCTAGTTGATTGTTTGTCGGATGCATTTGCATCAAAGCATAGATGACATGAATTGACTCACTTAATTGCATATCAATATGAGTATTTAAGGTTTCCTTTCTCTCTATGTTCTGGACAACACTTATACTCGATGATGATAAGTATTTGTTGAGATTGAGTATGtttctgagtacactagcaTTAGCCTGTGTTGAATCTAGTTATGTGATATAGCACCTTGCACTTGGAGGTTGTTTGGGTTGTATCTTGATTATGTTTCTGTAGACCAAAATCCTTGTTGGTTTTGTACTCCAGTGCAATACATGTTACTTTGATCCCTGTCTATGTGTTGTTATGAGCTCAGTTTAACCATTTTGGGACCAATTATTGTTATGTTTCTGAGAGCACTTTTACTCATAACTTCATCATGTTGTCCAGATCATATTTTGCACATGATTAGTGGTACTGAgagttcattttttttcctgtttctTACTATTATGCTCTAATAAATAAGTTTTGTCCATGCGACTGTTTATAAATAAGCTTGATTTCAATGTATTAGGGTATGGATGAATTGGATATGCATGCACTGATCAATGAGTTGTTATTGTAATGCTGTCTTGCATTCAGTAGATAGATAAAGGTTCATGAAAGGCAATCTGGGATGTAGTTGCAACCCGAGTATTCTGCAAGATGTGCAAGGGGAAAGTGCTAGCTGTAAATAGACCATTGGGAGCACTAAGTAAGCATGGTATGCAAACTTGGGGTAGAAGTTTGTCACGAAAACAAGCCGACATTACACACAGAAGCAATTTAAGAATAAGTGGGACTCCTTGAAAAAAGAGTATTGAATGTTGGTTGGCGCTGAAGCATGCCGCTACAGGTCTTGGGTGGGATGACAACATGGGAACGATCATTGCTGACGATGAATACTGAACTCTGTACACACAGGTGAATGCTTATGTGTAGTTGATATTATTTTCTTACAATATTATAGTACTATTACGTGGTGCTTACACAATTTGGTTTCCATGACAGGCCTATCTAGAAGCAGCAAAGTTTAGTTTTGGGCCTCCTGACCATCTGGATGACATGGAGGTCATGTTCAACAAGGTCCATGTCACATGTGTATCCTCTGCCATACCTGGGAAGCATGTAGAGGACCATGGGATCGGTGCAATTGGTGACGAGGAGTCCTCCACCAATAAGGATGTGGTGAAGAGCCCAAAGAAAGGGAAGAGGCATGCATCCTCTAGTGGTCCTAGTAATGCAAAGAAGTGCAAGGACAAGAGTGCTATGGTTAGGGAGTTTGCGAAGATGGTCACCCTTTTGAGCAGTGCCACATCTGAAAGGTCAACCAACACATCATCAGTTGTAACTCCTCCCACCATCAAAGATTATTTGTTAGATGTGGTGTGAATGAAGGGACTGAACTACATTTCACAACTAAAAAGATTCTTATGAAGGTGGACTATAGAGAGTTGTTTGCTTCTTTCGAGACAGATGTAGGGAGACTTGACTGGCTTCAGAGGATGCACAATGAGTTGAGCAAGAAGTGATGCTTCGAACCATCTATTGTACCACTGTTTGAACAATTACCGTTTCTGTCAAACTAATATTTGTCTTGCTAATTCACTTGGACTTTGTTGTAATAATTGAGTTGTGAACTTGTGTTGTTAAATTTATGGTAAACTTATGTGTTGTtcaaatagatgatgaattacTGTGTTGTCATGTGTAGATAGATTATTCGCATGAAGTATCATGGCCTGATTTCCATGTTCATGTGGATGACTCTCAAACTATGTTCAACTTATCTTGGGAGGATTTTGAAGTTGAAGAGGAGGATGTGAAAGAGGTTGCGGTCCCAACGAGACAGCATCTTCCATATGTTACAGTGGCTGGTTTTGTAGGTAACTCTTACTACAAAACATATGAGAACAAAAGATCATATATGACACCACAACAAACTGGTTATGAGTGGACAATGGAACAACTAGCCGATGAAGGGATTGTTACACAATGTTCAGGATGGCTCCGTAAGTATTCTATGTATTGCATGACACTTTAGTTGTAAACTATAACCTTAAATCAAGTAGGTTATGTACCTCAGTTGAAAGTTTAGGTATATTTCTATGGATGGTAGGAGCAGGACAATCAATTAGGCAAGCAAAGAATAAGTTCAAGAGGTCTGAAGAAACAATTTGTAGAAAATTTCTACATGTCTTACGTTCTGTCAATGCCTTAGCTGCACAAAACATTAGACCTAGGGATCCAAACTTTACCATCATGCATTCCAGACTATAAGATGGTAGATTTTTTTCCTCATTTTAATGGATGCATCGGTGCAATAGATGGAACACATATACGTGTCATTATACATAATGATGAGATTGTCAATCACACCGGTCGGCATGGCTATCCAACACAAAATGTGATGGCTGTTTGTGACTTTGATATGAGATTTACCTTTGTGGTGGCTGGATGGCCGGGGTCAGCACATGATATGCGTATATTCAACGACTCATTAAGGAAATATGCGACAAGTTTCCCTCACCCACCTGCAGGTAACCATTTTCACTAATCCATTGATagttcaacttttttttaactCACCGCTGACATGTGACCTTGCATGTAGGTATGTATTATTTAGTTGATTCCGGATATCCAAACAAACACGAATACCTTGCACCTTACAAGGGAAAGAAGTGTCATCTTCAGGAATTTCGTCAAGGACGACAACCAAGCGGGAAGTATAAAGTGTTTAATCATGCTCATTCCTCTCTTCGAAATGTAATTGAGAGGTCATTTGGTGTTTTAAAGATGAGAGGATCTTATTGGCCATACTGGCGTACCCAATGGTCAAGCAAACTCAAATAATTCTTGCATGTATGgcttttcataattttatacGTGACAGTGCCTTACATGATGAGGACTTTAAAAAATGTGACACTGATGAGGACTACGTTCCGAAAGTTGCTTAAGTGGGAGGTGACGGCAACACCGCTATAGAGCATGATGAGCAAGACATGAACCAGTTTCGTGACAGCATTGCTACCTCTTTGATGGCAAGTAGAATTTAGGAATATTTTCATTACATGCTACTACTAGTATTTGCCAAATAAGACTTCGGTATTGTAACGACACATATCCTACAAATTATCGAATATTTCCATTACATGCTACTACTACTATTTGCCGAGTAAGACTTCGGTATTGTAACATGATATCCTACTATTTGTCGAATATTCTCTGTTAGGAATGCATATATTGTTTGATGCCGTTGTTGTACCTATGTCATTGCAGCTTTATCAAGGTTCAAATAGGTTAATTACACTTTAACAATATATTTACAACTAATCAGTTAAACCAGAGGTATTTCAAATATTTCCTCATTCAGCAATAGCTACAGCAGACAGCCAGCCTATCCAAAAGCCAGCTTATCCAAAAGCCAGCTATCCAAACGGCTTTCTTCCCAGCTCATAAGCCCAACAGCCACAACCACTTCCCTGGCCAACCAGCTAGCAGCTGCTTCTATAGAAGCCGCAACCTATCCAAACGGGACTGTGGTCCCGCTCGCCGGCATCATAGACTTGTAAATAGAATAACCAAGTCGCGACCGTGTTGTCGCTGCTAGAGATCTAGATGGAGCGGGGTGAGGGCAGGTTTTGCCTCTACTCGCCCCCACCCGCTTGTCCCCCGCTCCGCCATGTCCCGACCCCAATCGAGACCACTGAAATTTATTCTTGCCCTGCATCGCCCTATGGTGCCTCGACTTTGACCCGACCCACCTGTCCCGCTCCaattaaaattattaaaagCTCTAAATCAAGTTTAATTAGAAGATAATAGCTatcaaaacataaaaatcaataaaaaaactaCATCTAGGATTCATAAGATCTAACATAATATAACAATagttatatacatgtattagtttattaaaaaaattattacaaaaggatAATAAACTTCttaaaaaatctactaaatagaCATGTAACATATACTCCGGAGCAGGACAGGGCGGGTTAGAACTTGACCTACTCCCGCCCCACTTCGATCGGTGACTCGTCCCGTCTTGTCCCACCCTGACCGATGCCTCTACCCTGTGGCAGATCCAGAATTGTAGATAAGAGTGGTCTAACTTAACACAATTCAATAGACTAACCATGCTACAGTACCGAAGCTATAATAAAATTTAAGGATTAGTGCAAATCTTAAGGTGGTCCATAGCCTATCGTGCCACCCTGCTGGATATGCCACTGCCTCTACCCTATCTTGCCCTAACAAGGACGGGGTAGATAAGACCTAGCGGGTCGGATAGTGACTTGAACCTCTAATTGCTACCTATGGTGACCCCGTTGTCGAGGATGTCTCGTTCGCTGTTGTCCAGCGTCCCGGCGGTCGTCATCAGAGCCGACCTTATCATCGCCGGCGTCCAGTTTGGGTACTTCTTCCACTAGCCTCGTCCAGCCTCAAATCTTACACTTGCCTCAATTGAATTCAGTTCCACTAGTTGAAGTCACATCACATACTAAAAACCGGTGGTCAGTTTGCTTTCTTTCCATGTATGTATCAATGTTGAAACCAATTGTTTGCGTGTCTCCTGAATACCAGAAATAGTTTGTACATCACAGTAGGCAAAATCAATTCAGCCATTAATATCAAAATACGATAAGTTTCGATAAAATCATGATGTTATCTAATATATCTGACGAACATTTATAATGAAATTAAAATCctataaaataaatttagaatGGATTAGCGTACAAGCTAAGTACTGTTCCGAACGATGCGGCTTGGTTACTTTTACAAGGGCATTGCAGAATGATATGCACAGTTCAGTACGATCAATACAAGTCTTCTTTGCTCCTATGCTACTTTTGATCCATGCTCAATACGATGCTTACATTCTGAGGGCTGCAATATGAAAACACCGAAGAGCATTTCCTATATACAAATCTCTGCCTGACGCACTGACGTTAAGAAATTGGATTGCTTGAAATACAAGATTGGATACTGCTGAATGTGACTTGCAATTGTAAAAGTTTCTCAGTCATACAGATCAATGGATGAGGTTAGAAGTGATCTTAGAACGGTAcaaattttccttttctttttctggttTGTTCAAGACATATAAAGTCACATTCTTTTTCTTTAGACTACATACAACTCACGGTATCCTAGATTTGATGCCACCGACAACAGAACTATCTTCTAGAGAACTTTGACAGGAGATAGACAACGAAGAAGCAGAACAGCGCAAAGAGGACAACATGGAGAACATGACTTGAGCCCTGCTGGATAATGCTCTTGTTCAACCTTCGCATGTTATTCTTTACACCAGCCTGAGCTTTTGCAAGGGTCATTTGCTGCACATGCACAGGAGAAACAAAAGTTACGGATATAGATCGTCAAAGAACATAGTGAAGATTATATATATGGGACATAAAGAACCAATGCACCTATATGCCAGGCAATAAATCCATTAACTAACAGTTTGCTAGTGTTCATCAAAGGGACCTTAAAGGTCATACAAAGTAACTGACCAcacaaaacatataaaaactCCTGAATGAATGCTTACTTTCTTTCACATGTAGAAGCAAATTTAGATTATGGTAGGGGGAAATGTCAATCCTGAATGAACTCTTACTTCTTTCACATATAGAAGCAAATTTAGAATATGGTAAGGGGAAATGTTCTGGGAAATATCATATAATGAGGAGTTAAAGTGGAGATGGTAAGAGTgaataaatatatatgaaaaagtaAATAAAGGGATAAATGCACACCAACTATCTAGGACAGTCAAGACATAATCAATAGGCTTCGAAAAAACAATACCAGTTGCCAGAGAAAAATGCAACACGACCAAGAGGTtaataagaaaaagaaggggaCAATACCAGTTGGTTAAGGAAATCATTCTGGAACTTGGCTTCAGAATTTATCTCCTGAGCAACCTGGAGAAACAATTGATCAAATATTAATACTTAAATTCCAGAAATGAGAACAAAGTTCCGACGCACTCTAAAGAACAGGTTATAAGTAACAATAGCAACGATGAACAATCACAACTTGAAGGCTTTTCCTTTACTTATTGAAATATTTGATACATGACCTACAGACAGTATATTCGATGTATTCACAAGGTTGGCTCAACAACAACTCAAATAACCAGCCATCGACTAATTCTACAGGTGAGGGAGCTTGCAACAGCTAGGTCTAAAATACAAAAAAAGAGTTAATGGAGTCATACACACATGACGGTTTTATGCAATCCATGAACATTCATAGCAGCATATCAAAGAAAGTAGAAATCAACGATTATCTACTGCAGTCAAGAATCTAATCATAGAAAATCTAATAATTGGATCCTGAATTTCTGATTCATAGACAGGAACCCACATAGAAATTGTGGCACATAACGAAGAATATGTACGGTGATCTGAGCAAGTGACTGTATTAAATAACTAGAGGCCAGATCACACCACTTATCACCATGTCACTATATAACTAGAGGCCCCTTTGGAAATGAAATTTTCATATTCCTGTGGGATTAGCACTGTTCCTGtaaaattcttgtgatgttcttGTGTTCAGGACAGGACCTAGATGTTAGCAACCAAGGTTCCAAATCCCGGCAGCAGTAACACACTGGTCACTGGGAACCGGAAATCCCAGTGGTTATTTTGAGCTGTTTGCCTGGTTTATCTATAGATGCTAGTAGAATTCTGTTGGAAGTTGAAAGTTGATGAATGTTTGACAGAAAAATGATAAGTGGCAGCGATAGTGTTGGGACCAGCCAGAAAACGTCTAATTTCAGGAGAACTttaacaactagtttttgaaACCTTGCTACTTAGCTTGCAACTCATACCAAACTAGCAGTCTCTTATTCGGTTCTAATTCAAGTTCCATCCACTCCCAATTCTTCTAGGTTTTAAGATGATATAACAAACTTAGCCAAACTAGTACCAAGTGCTAAATCACGAATCAAATTACATGTGAAAAACGAATTGATGAGCTACAAAATATATCTTGCATCGCCACATACAAAATCTACAGCGCACGTGCAATTGCGCACAACCTATATGTTTTCTTACTTTCCAATCGAGGCAACCAGAACTCAATTGAGCATCAAGCATACCACGTCACCAGAATCATGTACCGGAAAGGATCAAGGCGGAAATGGAATCTAACCCCTTTCAATAGGCGGACCCTCGAGTGCAGCCCGTCGATCTCCTCGTCAAGATCCCCATGAACAGGATCGATCCGCAGCTGGATCTCGTCCGAGCTCGCCGCGTTCCTGCAACCCCGTAAGAACCCCAATTCATCACGGATTCCAATCCAATTTCGCGGGAAAAAAGTCGACGGACACAAAGAATCGGACCAGACGTCGCAGAGGGGGTTCACCTGGATCGGAGCGGCCCGGAGCCGTGCATCGGGTGCGCCATCGCGGGCGAGGGCAGATGGCGTCCAACTCTCGTTCGCACGTGGATTGGGTCGGGCCTGGCGTCGATTGACGAGGGACCTTGGCGCTGTGGCGCACGCGGAGACAGGGGAGGAGGGTCGGAGGGGTGACGTCGCGGGGAAGGAAGAGGAATGGAAGAGACAGGTGGGGactaggaaaagaaaaaacgaTGGGAAATCGTGTTTCTGACATTGGGCTTACAATGTCAGTGAAttctgtgttttcttttttgttttgtctAATTATTTGATGTAATGAATACTGATAGTGTTGAAAAAAAcaggtaaataaaatttatcgaAGGTGGTAAACACAGTTTATCTAAAATATCGGATATACTAAATAAAAtgtaaacaaaattaaatatcacataaaattaaaaaaatactagtagATATAGTATATATTTTTCTACAGGGTCTACAGGTAGCCCTAGTTTACCACCGATAATGTTTTTCCCTGATGGGACCATACCATCTACGTGAGAAATTTTTCTTTTGGTCAACTTAAGTATGATGAGGGTGAAGTACATGTAGTACATTCAAAGTTTCTAGTCTCAGTcccataaaagaaaatttctagtcTCGAACATGACTTCTCTGACATACATGGCGAATCCATTTTTATTTCTGACGGAGAGGAGACAATTTTTATGGACTACAACGATCCTCTACTTCCCAGTTGGGTCGTCCATAAGCAACACCAGCCCAAGTTACGCCTTACCCATTCTAGTCTCACTTTAATTATTGATTAACCATCTATTAATAATTGGAGTGTCGATTAATTCTTTATCAGCAGTCGATAGCTGATATGTAATTCTCGCGGGTCTATCGGCATTCCGGTTACTGATAAATTCTATGTCCCGCAGATGATATTTAAAAGAAAATTCATAACCTTTTATATGATCCCGacaatatctatttttatataaaga from Phragmites australis chromosome 14, lpPhrAust1.1, whole genome shotgun sequence includes these protein-coding regions:
- the LOC133891571 gene encoding bet1-like protein At4g14600; its protein translation is MAHPMHGSGPLRSRNAASSDEIQLRIDPVHGDLDEEIDGLHSRVRLLKGVAQEINSEAKFQNDFLNQLQMTLAKAQAGVKNNMRRLNKSIIQQGSSHVLHVVLFALFCFFVVYLLSKFSRR